A region of Siniperca chuatsi isolate FFG_IHB_CAS linkage group LG23, ASM2008510v1, whole genome shotgun sequence DNA encodes the following proteins:
- the mansc1 gene encoding MANSC domain-containing protein 1 produces the protein MSPPASTRPPRTLRLLVAAVLMMTTMMTSLPVSAVEPETCFSRQHQNVIVNVRLALNRPTTATDARVVRSERDCVLACCSEEVKPGAKCNMAVFNANKHAGDDNCFLFHCQTEQDCPLMKAQDGINTYDIYKGVIHPTTMRPVTMTTTTEQTTTTTTPAPTAPKTTQPTTTTTTTQSTTTPPTTTTTTTTSTPTSAPTTTTTTQVPATTTAPPPIIIIATMPPVTPAPTTTTTTTTTTAASTTTTTTMKKPNKTTKKQNKMAKKAKPHPVSTTTTAPPTQSSTTSLPAVTASTEAAPRTTDKPQPNPETTTITTTTTTTPTTTTTTPTTITTTPPPPTTTTTPTTTTTTTSTTTTTPTTTTTTPTTTATPTTTTPTTTNPTTTTTTTTTDSSTTRTTQAASLVIIPKGAVQSNHGLQNSSVGRGNTVAARGAVKSGVVAFMVLGLAVLTLALAVGGRKALESFDRRHYTRLELNDLHYEV, from the exons ATGAGTCCTCCGGCGTCCACTCGACCCCCGCGGACGCTCAGGCTGCTCGTCGCCGCCGTGCtgatgatgacgacgatgatgacATCGCTTCCCGTGTCAGCTGTGGAACCAGAGACGTGTTTCTCCAGACAACACCAGAACGTTATTGTCAACGTCAGACTGGCCTTAAACAGACCGACGACGGCCACGGACGCTCGGGTGGTCCGCTCAGAGCGGGACTGTGTCCTCGCCTGCTGCTCAGAGGAAGTCAAGCCAG GTGCCAAATGCAACATGGCTGTGTTCAACGCCAACAAACACGCCGGTGATGATAACTGCTTCCTGTTCCACTGTCAGACAGAGCAGGACTGTCCTTTAATGAAGGCTCAGGACGGCATCAACACCTACGACATCTACAAAG GCGTGATTCATCCAACCACCATGAGACCTGTGACCATGACGACCACAACAGAacaaaccaccaccaccaccactccgGCCCCAACTGCACCAAAAACCACACAACCTACCACCACTACAACCACCACACAAAGTACAACAACGCCACCAACCACCACCACAACGACCACAACCTCTACGCCAACCTCAGCAccaaccaccaccacaaccacgCAGGTTCCCGCCACCACAACAGCACCTCcgcccatcatcatcatcgccaCGATGCCTCCGGTAACTCCagcacccaccaccaccaccaccaccaccacaacaacagcagcttctactacaaccaccaccaccatgaaaaagccaaacaaaaccaccaaaaagcaaaataaaatggcCAAGAAAGCAAAGCCTCATCCTGTCAGCACCACCACAACTGCTCCGCCCACTCAGAGCTCCACcacatcacttcctgctgtAACAGCCAGCACAGAGGCTGCACCAAGAACTACTGATAAACCACAGCCCAACCCGGaaactactactattactaccactactacaactactcctacaactactacaactactccTACAACTATTACAACTACTCCTCCTCCacctactaccactactactcctactaccactaccactactacttctactaccactactactcctaccactactaccactactcctactaccactgctactcCTACTACCACTACTCCTACTACCACTAATCctactaccaccaccactacaaCCACCACTGATTCGTCCACCACAAGGACGACTCAGGCAGCAAGTCTGGTCATCATCCCCAAAGGTGCCGTCCAGTCCAACCACGGCCTCCAGAACTCGAGTGTCGGCCGTGGGAACACGGTAGCGGCTCGGGGGGCGGTGAAGAGCGGCGTGGTGGCGTTCATGGTGCTGGGACTCGCCGTGCTCACGCTGGCTCTGGCTGTCGGCGGCCGCAAGGCCTTGGAGTCCTTCGACAGACGCCATTACACAAGACTGGAGCTCAACGATCTGCACTATGAGGTCTGA